In Desulfovibrio inopinatus DSM 10711, the sequence CACGCAGCCTCGCCTGAAACTCGTTGGGCCGCCTCCTGAACGCCCAACCCCTCCAAAGAAAACTTCGGATGAAAGTATAATGCTCATCCCACAGATGGAGTTTACAACCTTCCTTGGAAGAGACGATTTGCTTGAAAATTTTGCGGCTTGGGCCACGGATCATGATCCCTCCCAGCCAGTCTCGGTACGCGTCATCACTGGCGGTGCCGGCATTGGAAAGACTCGTTTCGCCCGAGAGTTATGCAGAACACTCAGTAAGACGTGCGAATATGAGGCAGGCTTTGTTCGCGACCGAGAGGCCCGACGTTTCCTGAGTGAAAGGAACCTTAGCGAATGGGGCTGGCAGAAACCCACTTTGGCTGTCTTTGACTACGCAATGACACTGATTGATGTGTTGCCAGGTTGGATGGAGGAACTGAACGACATTTATAACAGCCCATACCCCTTGCGCATTCTTCTCCTGGAACGTCAGGCCGAAAAAGATACCGGTTGGCTCAAACAAATTTTTCCAGATGGTTTCAACACAACGGATCGATTGCTCGATGGAGAACCTTGGCGTCTGCCCGATTTGGACGGTCCCAGTTTCCAGCTTGAGATCATGCAGGATATGCTCAATCGACTGGGGAGCGATTTCACCTTACCAAAAGAAAATACGGAATTCTGCAACCAGCTCACCCAAACCGACTGGGCTGGAACACCACTTTTTCTAATGATGGCCGCTATGGTTATGCACCAACAAGGCGGAGTAGGACAAACACTCTCCTTGCGTCGTACGGATCTGGCTAAAAAAATAGCCGGCCATGAACATTCACGCTTGCTTAAAGTCTGTAGCGATAACCGCTCCTTGAAAATATTCTTGCCCCATCTCGCCGCCTTCGCCACGCTTTGTGGTGGGCTGGACCATGCCACACTAATGGATGTTATCGCCCCAGAGCAAGCGGCCATCGGCGTCACATCTTTAGATTCGGCTGTGGTAGCGGAAATCCTGGAAGATGCTTTGCCCGGTCAGAACGGTGGTGTCGCCCCCATCCTCCCGGATATCATCGGTGAATCTTTTGTTCTCAATTACTTGGGAAATAGGAATACGCAGGCAAGCATGGATGCTGTTATACGCTCCTTTCAACAGGCTCCTACTTCAGTCCCGCCTATGTTAGTTCGCTGCGTAGAGGACTTTGCTCCGGTTGCTCTCGCAGAAACAGAAGTGCCCGATATCAAGGAACAACAATTGGCCATAGCCTGGCTCCAGGCGTTAGGCGATCAAAAAACGCTACCGTTGGTACAACTCATACTTTTGGTCGGCGCTTTGCCACAGGACACATTGGCTTTGCGTGAACTCGCCGCAAATTGGCAACAGCAAATTGTCGATATACTTTCGACGGGTACAAGCGAAAACCATCCACTATTAGCTTGGCGAGCGAGTTCTCTTAATAATCTCTCTTTCAGGCTCTCCGCGCTTGGACGACGCGAGGAGGCCTTGGAGGCGGCTCAGGAAGGAGCAAGTTTGTATTGGATGCTAGTGCAGCAAATCCCCAAAGCTTTTGAGAATAATTTTATGATTACTATGCTCACATGGCTCTCTCTGCGTCAAAATGTCTCTCGCGAGGAAGCACGAGAACTCTTTGAACACGATCCTGAATCTCACCTCCGCGCCCTGCTAGAGGGCGTAGGTGGCGTAACCAACAAGTAACGATGAAAGGAATGTCTCTATGGAGATGAATACCATAGAAGCCACAGTGACTGGCTTGGTAATCGCAGCACAAACCGGGTTTATTGAAAAAGCGACTACTATTGCGAAAAACTTAGGCACAGCTGGAATGGAGAAGCTCTACAACCTTGTGAAACAACGCTTCACCAAAGACGGAGAAGGTGCGGTCAGCACGCTGCAACAATTAGAAAACAATCCATCGGACGAGAAAATGCAACGCATCGTTAAACGCCGGCTCGAAGGCATTTTGGAGGAAGACCCAACGTTCAAAAATGAGATTAAGGCTATTATCGGCGAGATAAGAGTGGACCAATCTATCAACCAAACCGCCACATCTGGCGACAATAGCCCTATTACTCAGATTGTGGGCAGCAATAATCAAGTCAAGTAACCCAACATACTGGCCAACTGGCTTTGCCGTAAAAAATGAAGCATCCGTGCAGACACATGAGAGAGGCGGCATTCAGGCATATGTTGAATACCATCTTCTCCGTGTATTGAAACGAATCCAACGCAGC encodes:
- a CDS encoding tetratricopeptide repeat protein translates to MPDKAVFQTATAGDNSPIYQVCGKNVSIGTQPRLKLVGPPPERPTPPKKTSDESIMLIPQMEFTTFLGRDDLLENFAAWATDHDPSQPVSVRVITGGAGIGKTRFARELCRTLSKTCEYEAGFVRDREARRFLSERNLSEWGWQKPTLAVFDYAMTLIDVLPGWMEELNDIYNSPYPLRILLLERQAEKDTGWLKQIFPDGFNTTDRLLDGEPWRLPDLDGPSFQLEIMQDMLNRLGSDFTLPKENTEFCNQLTQTDWAGTPLFLMMAAMVMHQQGGVGQTLSLRRTDLAKKIAGHEHSRLLKVCSDNRSLKIFLPHLAAFATLCGGLDHATLMDVIAPEQAAIGVTSLDSAVVAEILEDALPGQNGGVAPILPDIIGESFVLNYLGNRNTQASMDAVIRSFQQAPTSVPPMLVRCVEDFAPVALAETEVPDIKEQQLAIAWLQALGDQKTLPLVQLILLVGALPQDTLALRELAANWQQQIVDILSTGTSENHPLLAWRASSLNNLSFRLSALGRREEALEAAQEGASLYWMLVQQIPKAFENNFMITMLTWLSLRQNVSREEARELFEHDPESHLRALLEGVGGVTNK